In one window of Tenacibaculum mesophilum DNA:
- a CDS encoding UDP-glucose dehydrogenase family protein, producing the protein MKLTVIGTGYVGLVSGTCFSEMGNKVTCVDIDQEKINKLHQGIIPIYEPGLEKMVLKNVNNKNLFFTTKLEEVINESEIIFIAVDTPMDKDGSANLQDVLTVAKEVGQKMKKKLIIVNKSTVPVGTAEKVKSRIKEELDKRKLTIDFEVVSNPEFLKEGDAINDFMKPDRVVIGAESEYALKKMKELYSSFFRTHDRFITMDVRSAEMTKYAANVMLATKISFMNEIANICELVGADVNNVRVGIGSDSRIGYSFIYPGAGYGGSCFPKDVKALKKIAEDNGYEAQLIKSVEDVNNRQKLVIAEKIIKRFGEDLTGKIFGLWGLAFKPGTDDMREAPAIYVIKELVKRGAKIQVYDPKAMDEAKAFYLRNVDNIVYKKTKYEVLTNAEALILLTEWKEFRSPDFSEIEKQLNKPVIFDGRNQYNSYNLEERGFEYYQIGKSSARIDVY; encoded by the coding sequence ATGAAATTAACTGTTATTGGAACAGGATATGTAGGGTTGGTATCAGGAACTTGTTTCTCAGAAATGGGTAATAAAGTAACCTGTGTAGACATAGACCAAGAAAAAATAAACAAACTTCACCAAGGAATTATTCCTATCTACGAACCAGGGTTAGAAAAGATGGTACTGAAGAATGTAAATAATAAAAACTTGTTTTTTACCACGAAGTTAGAAGAAGTAATTAATGAGTCTGAAATTATTTTTATAGCAGTAGATACTCCAATGGATAAGGATGGTTCTGCTAATTTACAAGATGTATTGACAGTGGCTAAAGAGGTTGGTCAGAAAATGAAAAAAAAATTAATTATTGTTAATAAATCTACCGTGCCAGTAGGAACAGCTGAGAAAGTAAAATCGAGGATTAAAGAAGAGCTTGATAAAAGAAAATTAACTATTGATTTTGAAGTGGTGTCAAATCCCGAATTTTTAAAAGAAGGAGATGCCATTAATGATTTTATGAAGCCAGATAGAGTGGTAATAGGAGCTGAATCTGAATACGCACTGAAAAAAATGAAAGAATTATATAGTTCATTTTTTAGAACACATGATCGTTTTATAACAATGGATGTTCGCTCTGCTGAAATGACAAAGTATGCGGCTAATGTGATGCTAGCTACTAAAATATCTTTTATGAATGAAATTGCAAATATTTGTGAATTGGTTGGGGCGGATGTAAATAATGTGAGAGTAGGTATTGGTTCTGATTCAAGAATAGGATATAGTTTTATTTATCCTGGAGCAGGATACGGAGGGTCTTGTTTTCCAAAGGATGTGAAAGCTTTAAAAAAAATTGCAGAAGATAATGGTTATGAAGCACAGTTAATTAAATCAGTTGAAGATGTAAATAACCGTCAAAAGCTTGTAATTGCTGAAAAAATAATCAAAAGATTTGGAGAGGATTTAACAGGTAAAATCTTTGGGCTTTGGGGGCTCGCATTCAAACCAGGAACCGATGATATGCGTGAGGCTCCAGCAATATATGTGATAAAGGAGTTAGTGAAAAGGGGGGCAAAGATCCAGGTTTATGATCCAAAGGCTATGGATGAGGCAAAAGCATTTTACCTAAGAAATGTTGACAATATAGTGTATAAGAAAACGAAGTATGAAGTTTTAACTAATGCAGAAGCATTAATTCTGTTAACAGAATGGAAAGAGTTTCGTTCTCCTGACTTTTCAGAAATCGAAAAACAATTAAATAAACCAGTTATTTTCGATGGAAGAAACCAATATAATAGTTATAATCTAGAAGAAAGAGGGTTTGAATATTATCAAATAGGAAAAAGTAGCGCCAGAATAGATGTTTATTAG
- a CDS encoding ExbD/TolR family protein — translation MNLRGRNKVNPNFNMSSMTDIVFLLLIFFMLTSTLVTVSAIDVLLPKAGGKTENNTSVAVTITNDALFYIDKTKVSNVNLERELLTKVGVDKKKTVVIRGDQNVQYKNVMQVIDIANRNKLKMILAVKGK, via the coding sequence ATGAATTTACGAGGAAGAAATAAAGTCAATCCAAACTTCAATATGTCATCAATGACTGATATTGTTTTTTTGTTGTTGATATTTTTTATGTTAACATCAACATTGGTTACAGTAAGTGCCATTGATGTCTTGTTGCCTAAAGCTGGAGGTAAAACAGAGAATAATACATCAGTAGCGGTAACTATAACTAACGATGCGTTGTTTTACATAGATAAAACAAAAGTTAGTAACGTAAATTTAGAAAGAGAGTTGTTAACTAAGGTAGGCGTAGATAAAAAGAAAACAGTGGTTATTCGTGGTGATCAAAATGTGCAGTATAAAAATGTAATGCAGGTGATTGATATTGCGAATAGAAACAAGTTAAAAATGATTTTAGCTGTTAAAGGTAAATAA
- a CDS encoding energy transducer TonB, with the protein MTVLDTQHKRKSAIITVIILILFVIGILNYGMKYLDPPIEYGLAINFGTSEVGSGEPVEKTKAQATSQQEEVVEEQVEETPEETIKEEIITNDTAEEVPVVEKKVEKKEAVKETSKEEKPKEKKKPKPSKETTDALNSLLNGTSKDGANSGEGDDKKSGVKGNENGDPNSDKYYGNSGSGSGGNYNLAGRKALSKPIQKPDCQEEGTVVVSIEVDRNGKVIKATPGAKGTTNSASCLYDAAKKAALKTKWNADGNAPSKQRGTVIYKFSLSK; encoded by the coding sequence ATGACAGTTTTAGATACTCAACATAAACGTAAATCAGCTATTATTACAGTAATTATTCTGATATTATTTGTTATTGGAATACTCAATTACGGAATGAAATATCTCGATCCACCTATTGAATATGGTCTAGCGATTAATTTTGGTACCTCTGAAGTAGGAAGTGGAGAGCCTGTTGAAAAAACTAAAGCACAAGCAACATCACAACAAGAAGAGGTTGTTGAAGAGCAAGTAGAAGAAACCCCAGAGGAAACAATAAAAGAAGAAATTATTACAAATGATACTGCTGAAGAAGTTCCAGTGGTTGAAAAAAAGGTTGAAAAGAAAGAAGCTGTAAAAGAAACTTCCAAAGAAGAAAAGCCTAAAGAAAAAAAGAAGCCTAAGCCATCAAAAGAAACAACTGATGCTTTAAATAGTTTGTTAAATGGAACATCAAAAGATGGAGCGAATTCTGGCGAAGGAGATGATAAAAAATCTGGTGTAAAAGGAAATGAAAATGGAGACCCAAATTCAGATAAATATTACGGGAATTCAGGAAGTGGTTCAGGAGGTAATTATAACCTAGCAGGAAGAAAAGCTTTGTCAAAACCTATTCAAAAACCAGACTGTCAAGAAGAGGGTACGGTAGTTGTAAGTATTGAGGTTGATCGAAATGGAAAAGTAATTAAAGCAACTCCAGGAGCTAAAGGAACTACAAATTCAGCATCATGTTTATACGATGCAGCAAAAAAAGCAGCATTAAAAACAAAATGGAATGCAGATGGAAATGCACCATCAAAACAACGAGGAACAGTTATCTACAAGTTTTCTCTTTCAAAATAA